TCCGCGATGAAGATTCAATCAAGAAGGCTGATGAATATGGCATTGCGATGGTGTTTACAGGCGTAAGGCATTTTAAGCACTAATGGCTGGCAAGTGGTTTGGAATCACGCGTTAAGTTAAAAGCAGTCCTGAATACAACGGAGGTGCGGTTTATGAAGGTTCTTGTGGTTGGCAGAGGGGGCCGGGAGCATGCAATTTGCCGGAAGGTCAGTGAGAGTCCGCTTGTGGATGAGTTGTTTGTGGCACCGGGAAATCCAGGGATGGAAGATTGCGCGAAACTGGTTGCTATCAATGAAACCGAAACAGAGGAGCTTATTTCATTTGCAAAGGAACAGGGAATCGTCCTGACGATCATTGGCCCAGAGGTTCCATTGCTCGAAGGAATGGCTGACCGCTTTATTGAGGAAGGTCTTAAGGTGTTCGGTCCGCGTAAAGCAGCGGCGATCATTGAGGGAAGCAAGTCGTTCGCGAAGGACCTGATGAAAAAGTACGGCATCCCGACTGCTGCGTATGAAACTTTTACTGATTATGCTGAGGCAAGGGATTATCTCGTGAAGGTCGGTGCCCCGATTGTCATCAAAGCAGATGGGCTTGCTGCGGGCAAAGGCGTCGTCGTAGCAATGACGATGCAGGAAGCCGAAAATGCTTTGCAGGAAATGATGCTTGATGGAAAGTTTGGTGAGGCATCGGCAAGTGTGGTCATAGAGCAATTTTTAACAGGGGAAGAATTTTCACTGATGGCTTTTGTGAACGGTGAAACGGTAGTTCCGCTGGAAATTGCCCAGGACCATAAGCGGGTGTTCGATGGCGATAAGGGTCCTAACACAGGCGGGATGGGTGCTTATTCACCAGTGCCGCAAATCTCGGAGGAATCAATCGCGGTTGCGGTGGAACAAATCCTTCAACCGGCGGCGATTGCGATGGAAATGGAAGGGCGAAGTTTTACAGGAATCCTGTATGCTGGCCTGATTGAAACGCCGGATGGACCAAAAGTGATTGAATTCAACGCGCGATTCGGAGACCCGGAAACCCAGGTGATTTTACCGCGGATGAAATCAGATTTGGTTGAGGTCATTCTCGAACTGCTTGAAGGCAAAAAGCCTGTGGTTGAATGGCACCAAGAAGCAATGGTCGGTGTAGTGGTCGCGGCCAATGGCTATCCTGAGGCATATGATAAAGGTGCAGTATTGAAGGGCATCGAAACCATATCGCAGGTATTCCATGCTGGCACGGCAAAAAACGGTGATGGTGAGTTCGTGACCAATGGCGGCAGGGTGCTGCTCGTTGGTGCGAAAGCAGCATCGTTAAAAGAAGCACAGCAAAAGGTGTACGCTGAGCTTGAAAAGCTGGATTGCCCGGAAACTTTCTATCGGAAGGATATTGGCAGCAAGGCTATCGAGCGCGTCTCTTGCTAGAGCCTTTCATATAAACGAGCAGCAGGGCGATGATGCTCCCAATCAACGCGATCCAGACAAAGCTGACGTCCATAATATATTCCCAGAACATAAAATCATCTCCTTTAGTTGAAGCCCCCGGTTAAATGGGGGCTTTTTATTATTAGCAACACTTCGAGAAGTGTCTAGCTCGAGCGATTGTCGGCGCT
This window of the Mesobacillus jeotgali genome carries:
- a CDS encoding EYxxD motif small membrane protein; the protein is MFWEYIMDVSFVWIALIGSIIALLLVYMKGSSKRRAR
- the purD gene encoding phosphoribosylamine--glycine ligase; amino-acid sequence: MKVLVVGRGGREHAICRKVSESPLVDELFVAPGNPGMEDCAKLVAINETETEELISFAKEQGIVLTIIGPEVPLLEGMADRFIEEGLKVFGPRKAAAIIEGSKSFAKDLMKKYGIPTAAYETFTDYAEARDYLVKVGAPIVIKADGLAAGKGVVVAMTMQEAENALQEMMLDGKFGEASASVVIEQFLTGEEFSLMAFVNGETVVPLEIAQDHKRVFDGDKGPNTGGMGAYSPVPQISEESIAVAVEQILQPAAIAMEMEGRSFTGILYAGLIETPDGPKVIEFNARFGDPETQVILPRMKSDLVEVILELLEGKKPVVEWHQEAMVGVVVAANGYPEAYDKGAVLKGIETISQVFHAGTAKNGDGEFVTNGGRVLLVGAKAASLKEAQQKVYAELEKLDCPETFYRKDIGSKAIERVSC